The Euphorbia lathyris chromosome 2, ddEupLath1.1, whole genome shotgun sequence genome includes a window with the following:
- the LOC136216683 gene encoding uncharacterized protein, whose protein sequence is MESLNCYYIYNEVQQDDEVRRDVDLLESNSDFEFSICSSLDHQSSSADELFADGIILPAAANQTHPRNVSLPPIPYNSNKREEDESILNPELEEKIQSKSFWWFKRSSSLNCDIKKSLICSLPLLCRSNSTGSTPNPKQKASSCKEFNKQKQQLGKKVA, encoded by the exons ATGG AGAGCCTAAATTGTTACTACATATACAATGAGGTTCAACAAGACGATGAGGTTCGAAGAGATGTCGATCTCCTGGAATCAAATTCTGATTTCGAATTCAGCATATGCAGCAGCTTAGACCATCAATCTTCTTCAGCAGACGAGCTTTTCGCCGACGGCATCATTCTTCCCGCTGCTGCAAATCAAACACATCCGCGAAACGTTTCGCTCCCTCCTATTCCTTATAATTCCAACAAGAGAGAAGAAGACGAATCAATTTTGAATCCAGAGTTGGAAGAAAAGATTCAAAGCAAGTCTTTCTGGTGGTTTAAAAGAAGCAGTAGTCTCAATTGTGATATCAAGAAAAGCTTAATTTGCTCTTTACCTCTTCTATGCAGAAGCAATTCAACTGGATCGACACCGAATCCGAAGCAGAAAGCTTCATCATGCAAGGAATTTAACAAGCAAAAACAACAATTAGGGAAGAAAGTAGCATGA